Below is a genomic region from Mucilaginibacter auburnensis.
AATCCCCAAAACAGGTAAAAAATAAGGTAGGCCACCTGTATGCCTATTGCCAAGCCAAGCACTCCCCTGCCTATAACCTTAAACTGTTTTTTAAACAGCAGGTAGATACACCTGCCCAACAAGTATAGCAGATACCCAATAACCGCGATATAAATAACATCGCCAATGCTGAAAGGTAATATGTTTAACAGCGGATGCAGTACATAACAAACCCCTACATAAAAGGCTTGCGAATAATACCGTTCAACCAGCTGCGGATAGTTGGTAAAAACACCAAGCAGCCATATAGCCACCGCTAAAGCAGCTATAGTTATAAGTTGTTTCAGGTAAGGGTTAATTGGCTTTGGCATTACGCAAATATAGTTGCTGCAAACAAAAAAGCGCCCTGAGTTGGTCAGGACGCTTTTATTGAATGTTTAATATTTAATTATTTAATAGATACAGGCACTTCAAGTTTATCCCAAACCAATGAAAAACCGTTTGCTGATGCAACGTATTTCAAGCGCTCAGTCATTGGCGCTGGTTTAGGTTTAACAGTTACTTCCAATACATTCTTTGCAGGGTCAGCGTTAGCTGTACCATCTCTTTTTATACCCCACTGACCTGTTTCGGAGTTGAAGGTAATTTTCCAGCTATCTTTTCCGGGAGTAGCAAACAATGTGTATTTACCTGCTGCCAATTTTTTACCTTCTACCATAATGTCTTTATCTGTGATAAAAGTGGTTGCCTGATTAGCACCCGCTCTCCACATCTTATCATAAGGCACAAGGTCGCCCCATACGGTCCTGCCATCTACAGCAGGACTGCTATAATTAATGGTGATTTTAGCACCTGCAACTGTAGTTTTAAGGCTATCTTTTAGACTGGTACGTCCCTGTGCAAATGCCGTTGATGACACTAAAAATAATGCGAATGCGAAACATGCAACCGCTACATACTGAAATACTTTTTTCATGATTTTTCTTAAGCTTGATATTGTTCTGTTTAATACAAATTGGTACCGCTAATATAAGCGATTAGTTATTAAACGCTGTTATATTCAAATTATGTTTAAAATTTTCAAAACTAAATATTAAGGTGCCTTGTTTATTATTCGTGCTCGCGTTGCAATTAGGAATAGACCCGAGGGTTAACCATACCCCAAGGTTAAACAATTGTTGTGAGTTGGCCCTTGCCGCGAGGCAGGGGTTTTTTGTTTGTGCTTAATTATGCCTTAATTTGAGGCATGAAAAAACAGGAAAAGCTGTTTTACCTGCTGTTTATCCTTCTTGCTTTTGCGGTTAACCTTAGCGGCATCACCAACGCTTTTTTTACCGATGACCCCGGTTTGTATGGAGCCATTGCCAAAAACATGCTTTACCGTAACGACTGGCTCTCCCTTTACAGTTACGGGCAAGACTGGCTGGACAAACCCCATTTCCCGTTCTGGATGGCGGCAGTTAGTTTTAAAGTTTTTGGTATAAGTACATGGGCCTACCGCTTGCCTGCGCTGTTGTTTTTTGCTATGAGTTTGTGGTATACTTACTTGTTAGGCAAAAAATTTTATACACAGGAGATAGCTTTCATAGCCGTGCTCATTGTGTTTGCATCACAGTATGTGATAATGAGCAATACCGATGTTCGCGCCGAGCCCTACCTGATGGGTTTGATCACCGGCGCCATCTACCACATTACCGGCCTCTACGATAGATTTAGTGTAAAAGACCTGTTGCTGGCCGCCCTGTTAACCGCCTGCGCCATCATGACCAAAGGAATTTTTGTGTTGGTGGTAATTTATGGCAGTTTGTTAGGGCAACTTATTTTCACCGGCAATTTCCGTCAGGTATTTTCTTTTAAGTGGATAGGATTATTTATCCTCACCCTATTACTAACCGCGCCTGAGGTGTATGCACTGTATGTACAGTTTGATCTCCATCCTGAAAAAACGGTATTTGGTAGACAGGACGTATCAGGCATTAAATGGTTTTTGTGGGATAGCCAGTTTGGGCGCTTTGTGAACAGCGGACCTATCAGTCAGCAAAAATCGGGCGATGTGTTTTTTTATATGCATACCTTGCTTTGGGCCTTTGCTCCATGGTGCCTGCTGTTTTATTACGCTTTGTATAAGCGGATACGCGGCATGATCAAAAAAGAAAAACAACCAGAGTTCTATACTATTGTTGGCAGCTTGTTATTGTTATTACTGTTTTCCCTTTCGCGGTTCCAGTTACCGTTTTATACCAATATTTTGTTCCCGCTGTTTGCATTGATAACTGCTCCCTACTGCTTTGAACAGCTGGAAACATGGGGTAACCGCATACGCATTATATCGTGGTGGTTATACATAGCTGCGTTTACTTTGGGCGTGTTCCTGATCAACTTTTTGCTTCAACCCGACACCTATGGATGGTTGGCAGTTGGATGCATTTGGTTTTTCGGGCTGATCAACATTACCAGTAGCCTGGTTAAACACAGGGTTAAGGTCACGTTTTTTATCGCGATAGCGGCTTCGCTATTTGCTAACTTTTACCTGGCTACCTATCTCTACCCGCTGTTGGGTAACTATAACGGACAAATAGCCGCCGCGCAATACCTTAATCAGCCTCAATTTAAAGACTACAGCCCGTATTCTTTAAAACAAACCAACAACGTTTTTCAGTTTGAATGCAACCGGCCCGTTGGGTACATTCCATTAGAAGATTTTGGCAAAGCTGCCACATCGAAAAACATGGCATACTATGCTAACCAGCAATCGATTGATTATTTGCGGGAACAAAACATACCGTTCAAAGTAATGGCCTCCTTCACCAATTATCCGCAGGAACGCATATTGCCGGCCTTTATTAATAAAGACAAACGGGAAACAACTTTAGATAAAGTATATCTGATAACTAAATAAGCGGTTTACTATTTATCATCCTCTATGCGGTAAACCAGCAACACTATCATTAATCCCAAAACAGAAATTAGTCCGAATGATGCCCGCAGGTTAATAGCTTCGGCAATAAAACCTACTAAAGGCGGTACCAGCAAAAATCCCAGGTAACCAACTGAAGAAATTGATGCGAGCGCGGCGCCACCGCTCATGGTTTTTGAGCGACCGGCCAACTGAAAGATCATAGGTACAATGCATGATACACCAAAGCCTACCATTACAAAACCCAGGGCCGCAAGTAACTGATAAGGGAAAATAACCGACAGCATTAATCCTACAAAAATAAATAACCCGCTGCCGCGTAGCATGTTCTTAATTCCAAAACGGTTTACTATGGCATCGCCTATAAACCTGCCTATGGTCATGGCTATCATGTAAACCACAAAGCCTTCGGTAGCATTGCCTTTGGCTACCTGTATTACTTTTTCAAAGTAAATACCGCTCCAATCGTACATGGTATTCTCGCAAGCCATGCAGCAAAAGCAGATCAACGAAAAAACGATCAGTGACTTTTCAGGCAGTGTGAATATCTTTTTCTTAGGCTGAGGTACGGGCGGCTGGTAAATGGTACCTGATATAAAACCGAAGGAACAGATAATCAAAAATATACTCATCAGCAATAAATGCTGCGCGGTGCTTACACCGTAATGCACGGCAAAATAACCTAAAGCCGCCCCCGCGAAACCTGCCAGGCTCCAAATGCCATGAAAGTTGGCCATGATGGATCGGTCGTATAGTGTTTGTACGGCCACTGCCTGCGCGTTGGTTGATATGTTGAACAGGTTGCGTGATGCACCCAGCAAAAACAGCACAGGTATCAACTGCCATCCTGAGGTACAAAAACCAAGTATGCCTAAAATTACAGCGAATAAAGTTGCCCCGATCAGCATTACGGTGCGGCTGCTGTATTTGCTTAATAATTGCCCGGTGAGCGGTATGGTTACCAATAAGCCAATAGGCATGGCAAATAATATTCCGCCCAGTTCGGCCTCATTTAAATTAAGCTGCTTTTGAATGTTGGGGATGCGCGAGGCCCAGGTAGCATAACCAATCCCCGACAGGAAAAAGAAAACCGCATTAGCTAAACGTAATTGCCGGGGTGTTTTATGGTGAGTGGGGGTTTTTAGCACAGTGGTGCAAAGGTAAGTAATACGCCTTGAATGATTGGAACGTTAACCACCGATTCTCCATCTGCCAATTTAAGATCAAACTACCTTTACTTACTGTTCACAAATTTAAATTTTATAACTTTTATGTAAAATTTTATAATTATTTTTGAAAAATAGAGTTTTAAGGAACTAACCGATTTAAACTAAAGAATACTAACTGATAAAATGGCTAAAAGAACCGATTTCTATTACTCGGAAGCGTCCGAACCACACCGTATACGTACCAAAAAAATATTAAAAGAATTTCCGGGATTAAGAAACCTCATTGGCAAAAACCCAAACACTATTTGGGCAATAATTGGTTTGGTATCTTTTCAGTTAATTTTAGCCTGGCTATTGCGTGATCAATCATGGTGGTTGGTTTTTGGCGCCGCTTACTTATTGGGTGCATTTGCAGACCACGCCCTTTTTGTTATGATACACGAGTGCGCGCACCAATTAATATTTAAAGGTAAAAGCGCCAATCGCTGGGCGGGTATATTGGCCAACATGCCGCAGATCTTCCCGAGCTCTATCTCATTTGAGCGTTACCATATTAAACACCACTCTTTTCAGGGTGTACATGAGTTAGACGCCGACTTACCTAACAAATGGGAAGCTAAATTGATCAATAACTCATTTTTAGGTAAAGCTTTATGGTTACTGTTCTACCCGGTGTTCCAGGTTTTCCGTTTATCTCGCTTACGCGAAATTCAAACATTTGACATCTGGATAGTAACCAACCTGTTGGTACAGGTTGCCTTCACAGCCGCCATTTATTACTTTATGGGATGGCATTCACTGGCGTTCCTGCTGTTAAGTTTCTCGTTCTCTGTAGGTTTACACCCGCTTGGCGCCCGTTGGATACAGGAACACTATTTAACGCACAGTGTTGAACAGGAAACTTACAGCTACTATGGTGGTTTAAACAAAGTGGCCTTTAACGTAGGCTTCCACAATGAGCATCATGATTTTCCTTCTATTCCGTGGAACAAGCTTCCGCAAATAAAAAGCACGGCTCCGGGATATTACGAAACCTTGTATTACCATAAATCATGGACCAAGCTGTTCTTCCGCTTTTTGTTTGATAAAGAAATATCACTGTTTAACCGCATACTGCGCAGAGAGCGTGGCAAAGTAGCGCTTACAGATGTTTCAAAACCCGACGTAGAACTGGTACAGGTGCAGGCACAGGCTTAACACAAGCGCTTTTTAAGTTATATTTGCTGTATGTTATTCCCCCGAATGAGCAGAAGCAAAAGGCTTAAATACATTGCTGCGGTAGTTATTCTGTTATTTATTGGCGCTTATGCAAGGCACAGGTATCTGGCAAATAAAATTACTGTAACAGGTAGATTGCAGGACAGAAGCATGTCTGAAGCATCGGGCATTGCGGCATCGGGCATCAATAATGAAATATTTTACGTACACAATGATAGCGGCGACACCAGCCGCTTTTTTGTTATAAACGATCATGGTCAGCTCATCAATACCGTTTACTTTAAAGGAGATGGTTCACAGTACAGAGGTGTAAATGATTGTGAGGATATAGCCGTTGGCCCCGGCCCGGAAACCGGCAAAAGCTATATTTATATTGGTGATATAGGCGATAACTTTTTTGTAAGACCTACAATCATTATCTATCGCATTCAGGAAAGCAAAAGCTTATTTGATAGCAATAAAAAGCAGGTAAAGGCAACTCCTATTTATTTAAGATACCCGGATGGACCAAAGGATGCTGAGACATTAATGATAGATCCGCTGGAAAAGCTGTTATATATAGTAACTAAACGCGGCGATAGAGTTGGTGTATATACAGCATCACTCAACTTTACGCCCGGTGACACCACAACGCTAACTAAAAGGGCTACGCTCACCTTCGGCGGCATAAAGCCGCTTAAATGGATAACCGGAGGTGATATTTCGAAAGATGGCGAACACATTTTATTGAAAAGCTACCAGGAAGTTTATTACTGGGACCGCAAAGAGGGCGAAAGCGTTTGGCAAAGCATGCAGCGTAAGCCTTATAAGCCACGTTATGAAGAGGAAAAACTGGGCGAAGGTATTGGCTTTAGTGCTGACGGCAAGGGCTATTATACCGTTGGCGAAGGCGTGTTTGCTCCTATTTATTATTATAAAACGCCTTAAAATTTTAAAACTTCTGCCTATATTTAAGCCGACCGAAACAACCATTTATACTAAAAATCATGAAAAAAACATTTACAATTGCAGCGCTACTGGTGTGTAGCTTTGCCGCTGCCTTCGCAGCATTTGCAGACCTTTCGGGGAAATGGAAAGGTATGATGAAATTTAACGACATGGAATTTCCGCTTAACTACACTTTTAAAGTGGATGGCGAGAAATTAACCGGAACCATTGGCTCCGATCAGGGCGAATTCCCAATTGCTGATGGCAAGATCAAAGGAAGTGACTTCACCTTCACACTTGATTTTAACGGAGAGAAAATACCTAACACAGGTAAATATTATGGCGACTCAACCGTTATTACCTCTGAATTTCAGGGAATGAAAAACAAGATCAAGCTTACCCGCGCTCAATAACTTATTAATCACATTTAAAAATTATTATCATGAAAAAAAGATTATCAATTGCAGCTTTACTGGTATGCTGTTTTGCTGCTGCTTTCGCGGCATTTGCAGACCTGAACGGCAAATGGAAAGGCACTTTAAAAATTGCCGATTTTGAATTACCGCTAACCTATACTTTTAAAGTTGATGGCGAAACTTTAACCGGTGCCTGCTCTACAGACCAGGGCGACTTGCCAATATTGAATGGTAAAATAAAAGGAAGCGATTTTACTTTCGCTTTAGACATTCAGGGTCAACAAATGCCACAAGTAGGCAAATTTTACGGCGACTCAACCGTTATAACCTCAGAATTTCAAGGACAAAAAACGCACGTTAAACTATTACGCGCTCAATAACCCAATTTATAAAAAGGCTTGTTAATTAAACAGGCCTTTTTATTTGGTTTTCCTCCTCTCCTACGCTACTTTTGTTGCGCATGTTCACCAGACTTACTTCCATCGTTTTAATTATTGCGCTTTTATCAGCCAACTTTTCGCGCTTGTTTGTATTTGCCGGTTTTGAGCTCAACAAAAAATACATAGCCACAGAACTTTGCGAAAATTTAGATAAACCCTGGCTGCATTGCGATGGGCATTGTTACTTTATGAAAAAAGTAAAGCAGGCCCAGGAAAAAGAAAAAAGCGATGAACGCCAAACACAGAAAAGCCTTTTTCAGGAAGTGTTTGTAGCATCGGGCAACTCCATCAAATTTTATTCGCGAGTAATTAATATTATTTCCACACCTTACCATGCACCCAAGGCTACGCCTTTCCCGGGTGCTGTTTTTCGCCCTCCGCAGGTAGCATAATCAATTTCTTATTGTATTGTATGTTGATGAGCGGATCGTTGTGCGCGGACGATAGGTTGGTCGGCATAAATACCCTTTAACTTATTATGCACTATCAGGAGCGAAACACTCCTGCAATAATCATTCAGGTGAAAAAATATTCTATATTATTTCTGCTGAGCGTGCTGTATACTACAGTAACGTTAGGGCAGATAAAAGGCACTGTTACGGATGCCATAACTCACGAGGCACTCGCGGGTGCCGTTATATGCAAAGTTGATGGCAACACAACTTCAACCCTAACACAAACCAATGCGCGCGGCGAATTCAGCATACAACAAGCTTCAATAAAGGCCATTAAAGTAACTATGGTGGGCTATACGTCCGCAACTTTAACGGTAACCGATGGCGCCGAAGTAAACGTTGTGCTGGAACCATCGGTTACAGATTTACAAACTGTAATTGTATCAGCCAACCGCGAGGGGCAGTCGCGGCAAGATGCGCCCATTGCCATCAGCAAGATCAATTCAACACAAATTAAAGATACCAAAGCAACTGCCCTGTACCAGCTGTTGAACAAAACACCGGGCGTATACATGGTGAATTTGGGCAACGAGCAGCACACCATGGCCATAAGGCAGCCTATTACCTACAACGCGCTGTACTTGTACATGGAAGATGGCCTGCCTATTCGCCCCACGGGTATTTTCAACCATAACTCGCTTTATGAGATCAACATGTCGGGCGTAAAGGATATTGAGGTTATTAAAGGTCCGGCTTCATCACTGTATGGCAGCAATGCCATTGGGGGCGCAATAAACTTTATAACGCAAAACCCGCCTGCCGGCTATGCAGGGAATGTATCTGTACAAGGCGATAACTACAATTACCGCCGCATTGATGCTGATGGAGGTTTTACCAAAGGCAAATTCGGCTTTTATGTGGGTGGCTACCAGGCACGTCAGCGTGATAGCTGGCAGGATTACACAGATTTTGACAAAACCTCTGTAAACCTGAAAATGACCTATGATGCCAGCGAAAAAACCAAACTAAGTTTTACAACGGCTTACAATTATCTGAATACCCAAACACCGGGCAGTTTAGATGCAACCCGTTTTTACAACCGCAGTTACAGCAGCAACCAGCGCTTTACTTATCGCAGGGTAAAGGCGTTACGTGCATCATTAAAACTGGAGCATATGTGGAACGAAAAAAGCAGCACGTTTATCACGCTGTTTACCCGCGCCAATTCAACAGCGCAATTACCCAGCTATTTCATTTCGGATGTGCGCGATAATACCGGCGCTTACCTGAGCTCAAACGGACAGGTAAATGATCAACGCCTGCAAAGCTATGGTGTGTTGGCGCAGCACCGCATCAACATGGATTTTTTGAATTCGAGATTTATATTGGGTGGTTATTTGGATAACAGTCCGAGTTCGTTCTACTCGCAATATCTGGATATTCAAAAAGATGTAGCCCGTAACTACTATACCGGCTTTACTAATACAGGTAAATATATTGACGATTATAAGATCAAGCTGTTTAATACAGCGGCTTATGCACAATATGAAATGAACCCTGTTGAGCCGCTGCGTGTGGTGTTAGGTTTAAGGTATGACCACGTACATTACAACTTCAACAACAACTTAACCGCGGGTTCAAAATATAAACTGCATGAGGTGAATGACTTTAATATTGTAGCGCCCAAAATTGGCCTCACCTACAACTTTGGTAACAACAAAGGCTTATATGCCAATTACAGCGTAGGTTTTCAGCCACCCGAAACCGGCGACCTGTACAGCGCCCGTCAGCAAACGCCGCTTAAGCAGGCTACCTTTAACAATTATGAGTTAGGCGGATGGTTTTCGGCCTTCAATAAAAAGCTTTACGTAGAAGTAAGCTTATATGATTTGGAAGGACGGAATGAAATTATCAGTCAGCTGTTGCCTAATAACACCACACAAAACCAAAACGCAGGAGCAACACGCCACAGAGGTATTGAGTATGCTGTAACTTACGCGCCTGTACGGTCATTAAGCTTCAGGTTTAGCGGCACCAACGCGCAGCATCAGTATTTAGATTACAGCGAGGTGAGCACCAACTTTGCCACCGGTACAAGTACGGTATTAGTTTACAACGGTAACCGTATGGCCAACGCCCCTGCCTGGATAGCCAACAGCGAGCTGACTTATAAGCCCTTGTTTATTCCGGGTTTCCGTATTGCAGGCGAGTGGCAGCATATTGATAAATTCTTTACCAATCCGGCTAATACCAAAAGCTATGAAGGGTATGACATCTTCAACCTGCGCTTAGGCTACGAAGCCAAACAAGCTGCGCTAAAAGGTTTTGGTATATGGTTCAATGTATTGAATGTAACCAATAAACTATATGCTACCACTGTGGTGAGTAATCAGTATGGTGATACCTACACCGCAGCGCCGCCACGGGTTTACACATTAGGTTTAAGCTATTCGTTCTTAAAAAACTGATCAAATGAAAAAAAGTAACGCCGGTAACCAGCAAGCCAAACGACTGTTTTATAAGTGGCACCGAGTATTGGGCTTAATTGCATTAATACCGGTTATGGCATGGACCATCAGCGGGTTATCGCACCCGTTGATGTCTAACTGGTTGCGTCCATCTATTCCTAAAGAAGTTTTTGTACCCGGAACCCAGGACAAGATAGCCCCAAAAATTTCTTTGCATGAGGTATTGGCGAAGAATGGCGTTTCAGAACTTCGAAACTTTAGTCTGATACAATTCAGCAAGGGAGCGTATTACCAGGTATTGGACAAAGACAGCGTTTACAATTATTATTCGGCCAATGATGGCAGTTTACTACCTGATGGCGATAAGCTTTATGCCGAATATCTTGCCCGTTACTTTATGCAGGATAGCACCTCTGCAATAAAAGAGATGCATGTTCAGAAAAGTTTTGATAGCCACTACCAGCCCATTAACCGTTTGCTACCTGTTTGGAAAGTTACTTTTGACCGCCCCGGCGGTATGGATGTGTATGTTGAGACCGCGCAAAGCAGGTTAGGCACATTTAACAACAACACCAGGAAGTTTTTCCTGGTGTTGTTTGAGCAGCTGCACACCTGGAGCTTTTTAGCGGCTATTGGTGGTGAGCAGTTCAGGTTGATATTTATGTTATGCGTTGTGGGGGTAATGTTCTTATCGCTGTTAAGTGGTGTTACTGTTTATGGCCTTTTATGGAAGAAGTTTAAAGAAGTAAGGCAGAAAAGGCAAAACAATGACAAGCGGTTTATCCATCGCTACCACAGGCAACTGGGGCTCATCATGTCATTCCTTATGCTGACTTTTACCATAAGCGCTGCTTTTCACTTGTACATTACATTGTATAACTTAAAGGGCGAGAGCAAAGCCTACAGCCAACTAATAAAAGCAAGCGATTTGAAACTGAGCAACTTTAACCTGCCTGTTGCAGATAGCACCATATTCCGTACCGGGCTGGCAGAATTTGATGGTAAAAGCTACTATCAAATTCTTAATAACAAAAAGCAGATTGTATATATTAACGTGAACACAGGTGAGGAGTTAACGGATGGTGATCAAGCCTATGCACGCTTTTTGGCTTCTTATTATAAAACCTTTGGCGAACAAAAGAGAAAAGAAAAAGTATACGGAAAAACTGAGGTTACTCCGGTTAAACAATTCACAAACGATTACGGCTTCATTAATAAGCGGCTGCCTGTTGAAAAAGTTAGCTATCCTAACGATGGTGACTGGTACATTGAAACTACATCAGCAAAGCTGGCAACCAAAGTTGATGGTTTGGACCGCGCCGAAGGTTTAACTTTTATCTTCCTGCATAAATTTTTTTGGATGACCTGGGCCGGAAAAGATGTGCGCGATATAGTGAGCATGCTGGCAGCACTGGGCATTTTAGTAGTATCTTTGCTGGGCTTTACGGCCTTTATCAAAAACAAATAATATGATCAAAAATATAACCGCGGGATTAGCTTTTGCACTATTAGGCTTAACCGCCTGCAGCGGACCGGCAGAGAAAAAAGCACCTGTCAAAAAATACAAGTACGTATGCACCATGCATCCTGAAATTGGCGCCGATAAGCCCGGCACCTGTTCCAAATGCGGCATGGATTTGGTAGAACGCGACACTACCGAAGACGCTAAATAAAAAATGCCTGCCGGAATCGGCAGGCATTTTTTATTATTTGCCCATTTCGTCGGCACTTGGACCGTAAGATCCGGGAATAGGAATGTTTAGCAGGCGCAGAAAAACGCCCAGTTGTGCCCGGTGGTGTATAATCTGAGCAATACACATTCGTAGGGTTTCGTATTTATTTCTGTCAACCAGAATTTGTTCTCCATGGCGCAGCAACCAGCGCTTTTCAAGGTCTGCTTCGCTGAAATTTTGCAAGTGCGCGCGGCCGTCTGCGTATGATTGCTCGAAGAATTCAAGCAGGTCAGTAACGTTATCTATTTTACTTGGTTCATAAGGAGTAGTGGCAAAATCTAAACCATCAGTAGTAACGGTCATGGTTATCCACGCAGGCAATTCGGCTATGTGGGTAGTAAGCTGCTGCAGGTTCATGCTTTTTGGATGCGGCCTCCAGTCAAACTTATCTTGCGGAACTATTTTTAGGAATTTACGGGTGATTTGAGCTTCCTGCTCAATTTCATTCAAAAGGTTTTCAATGATTGTCATGGTTTGTTTGTTTTTGTTGATACAAAGAAACCATGAGGTGGTGACAGCCCTATGTCAGCAGGTTTTATAGCGATGAAAATATTTTTGTTTTCTTATCCTGCGGCTTTGCGCTCTTCGTCCCGGGAACCTTTCAGTTCCTTAATTTCCAGTTCAAAAGCGCGCATACGGGCATGTAGGATATCTACCTCCGTACGCATCATCTGTATTTCTGTAATAAGTTTGGCCGATTCCGGTTTGTTGATGTTCTTGTCGCCGGTACCCAATATCAACCACTCGGGAGAATAGCGTAACTGAAGGCACAATTTGCGGATGAGGTAGTAGCTCACCTCCTGTTTTTTATTGATAACCTTGCTGATAAAGCCTTGGTCTACATTAATGGCATTAGCCAACGCCAGTTGCCCACCGTGCTCTTTAACTATAATTTTGATACGTTTTACTATACCCTCGTCAGACAACATATGCCTGCAATTATAAACAATGTATATCCAAAACCGAAATACATCTTATATCATAGAACGTGAATTTACAGCTTGCTTGTTTTAAGTTGTAATTGCTGTAGCCTGTCATTATAATCGCGAAGACCAATCTTTTTATCGGCGTAAGCCGTTTCAAGTGTTTCCAACTCTTGTATCAGTTGCAGCTTTTTACCGTTGGGTTCGCCCTCGGTTCTAACGCCATTATCATATAAACTGCCATAAATATTATTCAGTTTACGTTCAACCGATTGTATCATTAATAATGACGGCGCTTTTTCGGCTTCCATTACAAATGCATTTAGCTTGTTTTTTTGCTTTTTGTGGTTAAAAACAATTATGGCAGTAACAACAAAACCACCTGCTATAAAATAAAGTATTAAATCATTCATACTGTTTAAGTTAATGGGGTATTAAAAACCGGTTACGATATTATTAAAATAATAAATATAAAAAAATAGCCGGCAAGAATACTTGCCGGCTATTTAGCCATAATTAACTTATTAACAACGAGTAATGAAATCAATACACTACTAATGGTTGTGCTTTTTATGAATATCCTTTACCAAACACAATTTCTTTATCTCGTCAATCTTTATAACAAATGGCGCGTACTTAAGGCGGTTGCCTATCATCTCTGTAACATTGTCTGAGTGCGCTATTACCTCATCCGGACTGTTACCGGCTAATAATCTTTTATACATGCGGTAATCGCCCCATTCAATATAATATACCTCGCCTGGCAGTATCTTCTTATCGTGGATGATCTTTAAGGCTACCCAACAACCGTTCTCTAAATAAGGATACATG
It encodes:
- a CDS encoding DUF2911 domain-containing protein: MKKVFQYVAVACFAFALFLVSSTAFAQGRTSLKDSLKTTVAGAKITINYSSPAVDGRTVWGDLVPYDKMWRAGANQATTFITDKDIMVEGKKLAAGKYTLFATPGKDSWKITFNSETGQWGIKRDGTANADPAKNVLEVTVKPKPAPMTERLKYVASANGFSLVWDKLEVPVSIK
- a CDS encoding ArnT family glycosyltransferase; this encodes MKKQEKLFYLLFILLAFAVNLSGITNAFFTDDPGLYGAIAKNMLYRNDWLSLYSYGQDWLDKPHFPFWMAAVSFKVFGISTWAYRLPALLFFAMSLWYTYLLGKKFYTQEIAFIAVLIVFASQYVIMSNTDVRAEPYLMGLITGAIYHITGLYDRFSVKDLLLAALLTACAIMTKGIFVLVVIYGSLLGQLIFTGNFRQVFSFKWIGLFILTLLLTAPEVYALYVQFDLHPEKTVFGRQDVSGIKWFLWDSQFGRFVNSGPISQQKSGDVFFYMHTLLWAFAPWCLLFYYALYKRIRGMIKKEKQPEFYTIVGSLLLLLLFSLSRFQLPFYTNILFPLFALITAPYCFEQLETWGNRIRIISWWLYIAAFTLGVFLINFLLQPDTYGWLAVGCIWFFGLINITSSLVKHRVKVTFFIAIAASLFANFYLATYLYPLLGNYNGQIAAAQYLNQPQFKDYSPYSLKQTNNVFQFECNRPVGYIPLEDFGKAATSKNMAYYANQQSIDYLREQNIPFKVMASFTNYPQERILPAFINKDKRETTLDKVYLITK
- a CDS encoding MFS transporter, whose protein sequence is MLKTPTHHKTPRQLRLANAVFFFLSGIGYATWASRIPNIQKQLNLNEAELGGILFAMPIGLLVTIPLTGQLLSKYSSRTVMLIGATLFAVILGILGFCTSGWQLIPVLFLLGASRNLFNISTNAQAVAVQTLYDRSIMANFHGIWSLAGFAGAALGYFAVHYGVSTAQHLLLMSIFLIICSFGFISGTIYQPPVPQPKKKIFTLPEKSLIVFSLICFCCMACENTMYDWSGIYFEKVIQVAKGNATEGFVVYMIAMTIGRFIGDAIVNRFGIKNMLRGSGLFIFVGLMLSVIFPYQLLAALGFVMVGFGVSCIVPMIFQLAGRSKTMSGGAALASISSVGYLGFLLVPPLVGFIAEAINLRASFGLISVLGLMIVLLVYRIEDDK
- a CDS encoding fatty acid desaturase: MAKRTDFYYSEASEPHRIRTKKILKEFPGLRNLIGKNPNTIWAIIGLVSFQLILAWLLRDQSWWLVFGAAYLLGAFADHALFVMIHECAHQLIFKGKSANRWAGILANMPQIFPSSISFERYHIKHHSFQGVHELDADLPNKWEAKLINNSFLGKALWLLFYPVFQVFRLSRLREIQTFDIWIVTNLLVQVAFTAAIYYFMGWHSLAFLLLSFSFSVGLHPLGARWIQEHYLTHSVEQETYSYYGGLNKVAFNVGFHNEHHDFPSIPWNKLPQIKSTAPGYYETLYYHKSWTKLFFRFLFDKEISLFNRILRRERGKVALTDVSKPDVELVQVQAQA
- a CDS encoding glycoside hydrolase, which gives rise to MKKRLSIAALLVCCFAAAFAAFADLNGKWKGTLKIADFELPLTYTFKVDGETLTGACSTDQGDLPILNGKIKGSDFTFALDIQGQQMPQVGKFYGDSTVITSEFQGQKTHVKLLRAQ
- a CDS encoding TonB-dependent receptor, with translation MHYQERNTPAIIIQVKKYSILFLLSVLYTTVTLGQIKGTVTDAITHEALAGAVICKVDGNTTSTLTQTNARGEFSIQQASIKAIKVTMVGYTSATLTVTDGAEVNVVLEPSVTDLQTVIVSANREGQSRQDAPIAISKINSTQIKDTKATALYQLLNKTPGVYMVNLGNEQHTMAIRQPITYNALYLYMEDGLPIRPTGIFNHNSLYEINMSGVKDIEVIKGPASSLYGSNAIGGAINFITQNPPAGYAGNVSVQGDNYNYRRIDADGGFTKGKFGFYVGGYQARQRDSWQDYTDFDKTSVNLKMTYDASEKTKLSFTTAYNYLNTQTPGSLDATRFYNRSYSSNQRFTYRRVKALRASLKLEHMWNEKSSTFITLFTRANSTAQLPSYFISDVRDNTGAYLSSNGQVNDQRLQSYGVLAQHRINMDFLNSRFILGGYLDNSPSSFYSQYLDIQKDVARNYYTGFTNTGKYIDDYKIKLFNTAAYAQYEMNPVEPLRVVLGLRYDHVHYNFNNNLTAGSKYKLHEVNDFNIVAPKIGLTYNFGNNKGLYANYSVGFQPPETGDLYSARQQTPLKQATFNNYELGGWFSAFNKKLYVEVSLYDLEGRNEIISQLLPNNTTQNQNAGATRHRGIEYAVTYAPVRSLSFRFSGTNAQHQYLDYSEVSTNFATGTSTVLVYNGNRMANAPAWIANSELTYKPLFIPGFRIAGEWQHIDKFFTNPANTKSYEGYDIFNLRLGYEAKQAALKGFGIWFNVLNVTNKLYATTVVSNQYGDTYTAAPPRVYTLGLSYSFLKN